One Acidobacteriota bacterium genomic window, TCCACGATTGGACATATCCGCGGTCAAATTTCTTTGAGGGATATCCCGCATAAGCAACGTCCAGAGGAATGGGAAGCACGCCATTGCCAAGGTTGGGAGCGGCAATGGCAGGGATGCCCAGCGCCAGTGAACGATAGGGAAGCAGTCCATCCTGCCCGCCTGCTGGAAGAGTGTTGGTGTTATGCGTGGGGACAGATATTGGAAAGTTATTGCGGTTGGGCTCCATTGCCTCGTAGGGGTCGACGGTCATGCCATAACCGGCCCGAATGACAAAGGTGTCCGAGGCTCGATAAGCGAATCCAAAGCGCGGCGAGAAGAGTCTCTTGCTGATATCGACACCACAGCTGGAGGGCACGCTGCCAAACCCGCAGAGTTGGATGGTGTTATTGGATGGTTCGTAGACCTCGATTCCCCGGCCGAGGTCGGGGCGGGTGGGCATGGGATAATACTCCCAGCGCACGCCATAATTAAGGGTCAACTTCTTATTGACGTTCCACCGGTCCTGAGCATACAGGGAATAGAGGTTCGCGCGCTCCTGGTAAACCTCTGGAATCTGGAAGTTCCTTCCCATGGCATCCGGCAGGCCGAGTAAGAATGAAGCGATCCCGTTGTAACGCGATGTGTCCGTGGTGCCATTGCAAGCGCCACCGGCGGCAGGCGCTGTGCAGTTCGACGTGACGCCCTCACCAAAATGAAATCCACCCTGGGCGCCATAACCGCCGGAAAGGTCTTCCGCCTGCGTCTGGTTGAGGGTCTGGGTGTACCAGTTGACGCCAAATCGGACGCTGTGGGGACCTTTGATCCAGTTGAAGTTGGCTACAACCTGCTTTTGCGGATCGTGTCGGTAGTACGGCATGAAGTTATCCACCTGGCCGATCGTGTCAAATCCGGAGATGTCAAACTCCGGCCAGCCGCTTTCAAATGACCGCGTGCCGTTAGTACCGGGGATCCCCAGCACGTCACTGCCGATATTCGTTCCGAGATCATTTTGCACTGAGCTGGTGCCTTGCTTAGCCCATCCAAAATGAGCGTCCAGAAGGAAATTTGGACTAAACGTGTAGGTTCCCATGACGGTCATCCGGTAAGTATTCCCCGAGCCCTTGCCAGGGTTCCCTCCCTGCCCAAAGGAAGGTCCGCCGCCAGCCACACCGAAGGCCGTCGGAGTGATATTGATGTAATGAAGCATCCCAAAAGTTCCAATGAGATTGAACTTCGAATTGACATTGTAGTTAATCTTGGTGTCCACCTGATTGCGGTGGAACACGCGGACGCCGTTCGTAAAGAAATCGCGCTTAAGCCCTCCACGGTCGGGAAAGGGGACATAAGTAAGAATCTTTTCGGCGATGGGGTCGAGGCGCGATGTGGGAATCATGTTCAGGCACTGCGCGCTTGCACAGGCGGCATTGTAATGAGCAGTATCTGCAGGATTATTGGTCGCAAAAAACTGCGTCCTGCCTGAACCGTCCGCGTTCCCCGTCAGCGGGTCATAGATGTCTGTCCCTGAGTGGGACAAATCACCGTTGCGGATCGATTGAGTGGCGACGGTCCGGAATGTTTGCGCGTAAAAATTGTTGAAGAGGCCCTCGTAGCTGCCGAAGAAAAAGAGCTTGTTCTTCACAATAGGACCGCCGGCCGAGCCGCCGAAGTCATTGTAGATGTACTTCGGCTTGTTGCCGACGTTGGCACTCGCGCCGTCAAAGAGCATGGGCCACGCCTTAAGGTGATTGTCATTGTGGTACTCAAAGAGGTCTCCGTGAAACTGGTTGGTACCGCTCTTGGTTTCCACATTGATGGCGGCGCCGCCGGCGAACCCCTCTTCCGCCTCGAAGCTGTCCGTTACCACGTTCACCTGCTGTATGGAGTCGAGCGTCGGGACGTAGGAATTGACGTGCGGCAACTGGATGTTGTAGGTGCTCACGCCGTCAATCTGGGTGTTGTTCTGGTTATTGCTGGTCCCGTTGACGTTGAACGAGAGCGAGCGGGCCGGATTGGTCGGGTAAGAATGGCTGTTAGATGGCGGGCTGAAACCTGGCTCCGCGCGATAAATCTGCTGATAGTTTCGTCCGAGCGGAACGGGCAGGTTTGAAAGCGCTGGAGTGTCAATGTTGGCGTGGACCTCAGAAGTATCGGTCTGGAGGACCGGCCGCGCACCCGTGACCTCCACGGTCTGCGTGACCGCGCCTAAAGTGAGGGTGACGTCCGCGCGCCCTACGGCGTTGATGGTGACGGATACGTCCGTCTGCCTGTAAGTCTGGAATCCCTGTTTTGTGACTTGGATAGTGTAAATTCCGGCGACGATGGTCGAGAACGTGTAGTCGCCTGAACTATTGGTTGTGGCTACTGTGGAAATGCTGGTGCCCTGGTCGGTGATGGTGATCTTTGCTCCGGGCACAGCGGCGCCGCTCGGGTCGGTGACATGGCCAACCAGCGTGCCATACAGGACCTGTGCTATCCCGGCCCGAGGAACTGCCAGAATCGCCGCAAAAACGATACCGGCGAATACCACACCGCAAACGAGGGTCGAAACCTTCTTTGAACAGTTAGAGTCGTTCCCGCGCATAGGTTCTTTCCTCCTGGAACTGTTACTTCGTGGAATTGTAATTTAACTTGCTTGCCGAAGATAGAGCGGAGAAAGCACGAGCACGCGGACAGGGGTATGGAGCAGTGCCTTCAGTCCACCCTTCCCTTGTTAATTTTGAGGACTAGACTACCCGTACCCGACGCTTGATGACCAAGACCCGACGCATGACTACCAGTGATGTATCGACTTTTACCAGTGGGCGGGTCACGTGTCAAGCTGTTTTTTCAAGCCGCGAAAGTATTTTTTCAAAGTCATTTTCCTCACTGGCTGAAAGGAAAGGCCCTTCGTTTCGTTGGAGCCCCACGTTTGGTGAAAATGACTGTCTCCACACTATCCATCTCCATCCTGAAATTTATTTCCTGAGCATTAGGGGCATCAGGACAAAAGCCAGCAGCGTCAGGAGTGGAAGCGGGGCCGAGACGGCTTTAAATTCCGTCATGTACGGCCAAAGCAAACTTACCGCCAGCAACAAAACCAGGATGCTTAAAACTATCCAGATGATGTAAGCCGTCGCATACGAGAGGTACGCAAGGGGAAGATACAGCAACGCTTCGGGTAGTGACCTTCCGGTATAGCACAGACTGCATTCGGCCCTGCGCGGCGATGTCATAAAGCTACGATGCCTGTCCGCTCCGAACCATCCGGATCGCACGGTAGAATGCAGGAAAGTCAGCCGACCCCTCCAGCGCGTCGTCTTTGGCGCGCCAGAAGAGCATCAGGTGGAAAAGCAGCAGGAAAGGGAAGAAGGCAAAAAAAACGGACGCAGATTCCTTTTCTTCATAAAAGGTGAAACTACTTTAGGATCAGGAATGGCGGGTGTCAAGCAGACTGAGTCCGCGGATGGAGGAGAGGAATAAATGGGGTGAGCCCGTCTGCGCCCGTTCGGTGGGAGTGCCACCGGACGGGCGCGGAGCGGATCAGGAGCGTCTCTGCGTTAGAAGCGATATTTCAACGCGACCTGGATGATCCTTGGGTCGTTTGCACTCTGGATCAAACCAAAAGTTGAATCCGTAAAGTAGTTGTCCGGGTTCTGGAAGTTAGCGTGGTTCAATACATTGAAGAAGTCGAACCGCAACTCCACGCGTTGTCGCTCTGTGATGTTGAAGTACCGGCTTACAGCCGTGTCGATATCAAAGTAGCCGGGCCCTGAAAGCGAATCCAAACCTGCGTTGCCGTAGGTGCCGGGCGGACTGAGGGCGAAGGCGGTCGGCGACAGCCATTGCAGGGTGTTGGTATTCCGGACGTAGGGAGCCGCGATGGCGTCAGGCCGGTCCAGCCCGACTCCGCTCATGGAGTTGTCGATTCCATCATAAGGACCGTACCACGATCCCGTGTGGTATGCGACAATCGGAGAGATCTGCCAATTCCCAGCGAGTGCGTTTGTCCAGGCATTCGAGAAATGGGGTGTCTGAGCAATGACCGTCAAATTGAAGATTTGGCGGAGGTCAAATCCGCAGTTCCCTCTTTCACCGCGCCGATTGAACGGGTTCTGGGTCAAGGAGCCGCCCAAATCGCCCTGAAAGTCTCCGTCACTTATGCAGTGGGAATAGGTGTAATTGGCCAGGACAGTGTAGTGATCGCTGAATCGATGCTGAACCTTAAGTAACAGTGACTCATAGGTTCCGTTTGCGCCTGCATCGAGCTGGTAGATGTCGGAAATTTTGGAACCTGTGATGGGGTTGATGAGATACAGGAATCGTCGCTGATCTATGTTGTCGAGCGTCGAGCATGGTGAGCCGCCGCACGTCCCAGGAATGAAAATCCCGGGGTTGATGTCCGCACCGGTCCAGATGTGGGTGGACTTGTTGCCCATGTAGCTCGCCTCAAACAACCAGTTGTTGGCTAACTGCAATTGATAGCTGAGGTTCCACTGATGGACATACATCGGCTGTGAATCCAGAGGATAGCTGTAGTAACTGCTACCGGAGGGGAAGACAGCATCTTTCGTGGGCGGATAAGGCAGTGGAAAGGGATTGCCGCCCGGATAACCCTGGAAGGGATTCGTCAAACCCCCTACCGGGCTGTTGATATTGATGACGCTTCCCCACGGAGCTCCCTGGGTCTGGTCCTCGAAATAGGCCGTCGGAACTGTATCATAGAAAAGACCATAGCCGGCGCGGATCACCTGCCGGCCGCTACCAGTGGGGTCCCAGACGATTCCCACCCTTGGCTGAATCGCCGCCCACTTGCGGTTCGTGTACGGGCGAGGCACGCCGGGATCACCAGGGTAGGTCAGGCCCGGAGGAGCATTGTCGTATTGCGTGGTGGTTGTGCCTGCTGTGAACGCGGCGATACTGAAATGATCCACAGAATTGTTCCTTTCAGTCACCGACAGGTTAGGCTCCCACCGCACTCCGAGGTTGACGTTTAGCCGCCTGCTGAATTGGATGTTATCGTTGAAATATGTGCCAACGGAATTCTGCCGCCCGTTGTATTGTGTCGTGTTTCCCTGATCGAAAAAGCTGGGCGTACCCAGAAGGAAATCCAGCAGACCGTCGTTGGTATTCTGCCCGTTGAACTGGAAGCCCCCGTTCGCGTAGGCGGTGTTGTTGTACGGGTACTGGTAATGGATCCAGTCCACCCCCGTTGACATATGGTTCCTGCCGCGCATCATGTCCACGTCATCCGCAATTTCCGCCACATTATTCTTGAACAGCGCATCGGCGCAGGTCCCGCAGCCGATATTAAAATAGCCGGAAATTGATAGATCGATAGCGTTGGGCGTAGCTTGGAACAGGTTTGCGCCGAAATCCGCAAGGTTCTTCATGTCAGGTGCCGCCCCGCGCGTAATGGCCAGCCGTGTCCACGCAAGATGGAGAGAATTGAGCGTGTTGGGAGAGATTGAGTAAGTGTCACCTATCGTAGCTGACTGGGCACGGTCAAGAACTCCGCGTTGGGTCGTTACCAGGAAATTGCCGCCAAAAGCGGCAGGACTTTTGTAATCCGAAAAAAAGTACCGACCAAATATGGTGTTCTTCGCGCTCTTGTTCCAGTCTACGCGGGAAATATATTGGTTTTCGCTCTGCGGTTCCGGAATTGCATAGGTGATCTTGCCGCAGGGGTTGTTGGAAACGGGCACGTCTTTGAGCAAATTCAGCGCTACCTGATTGTACCGGGCGGGGTCAACCGAATCATTGGCAAACGGCTGTCCTGTCGACGGGTCGATGATCGTGCGGGCCGTTCCGCTGGACTGGCAGGCCGCAGATTCAAGCGCGCTCCAGTCGCCGTTCAGTGCAGCCGGAGTGGGAACATAGGTGATGGAAGAAGGTGGGGCCGTTCGGATGCGGGTTCCTTGATAACCGAAAAAGAAGAAAAGCTTGCCCTTCTCGACCGGCCCTCCGATCGTGCCTCCAAACTGATTCCTTTTCAGGGTGTCCTGAGTCGCAGCGAAGAAGTTGCGGGCATTGAGGGCGCCGTTACGAAGGAACTCAAACGCGTCGCCGTGAAACTGATTGGTGCCGGATTTGGTCACCACATCAACCTGGGCGCCGGGATGAAGTCCCCACTTGGCTGAGAGGCTGCTGGTTTGAACGCTGAATTCCTGAATGGCGTCAGGAAAGGGGAAAGGAAGATTGATGTTCGAAAAGTTGTCCATGTGCGTGGCGCCGTCCAGACGATAGCTCGTCGCACTGGACTGCCCACCCGCAACCGAAATGCTGTCGGAACTGAAATAATTCTTGCTGGTCTTGATGTCGGTCAAATTGGGGTTCACAGTGTTGGTTGCCGCACCCATCAGCATGATCAGATCAGTCGCCTGGCGACCATTCAGAGGCAGATCAAGAATACGCCTGTCGTCCATAACCTGGCCGACTGAGGTGGTCTGTGCCTGCAGCATATTGGCGTTTGCAGTCACATTGACCTGCTGCCTAACCTCGCCAACGTGCAGGGTGACGTTGATGGTAACGCTGTTGTTCACCTGAAGAACAATTCCTGACTGGACGTAACTGTTGAAGCCTGAAGCTTCCACTTCGAGCCGGTAGGGGCCGACCGGCAGGTCAGGGAGCGTGTAGTTCCCATTTGGGCCGCTGATGGTTGTCCGCACCAGCCCGGTGTTTGTCTGCACAGCCCTTACCGTTACATTGGGCACAACCGCGCCACTCGTATCGGAAACCTGGCCTGAAATCTGTGTGCCTGACTGCCCTTGGGCCCGGAGCAGAGTGGTTGGTGCGCCGAGTAGAAGTCCTAACAACAATAAAATGCATCCCGCGACTTTCATAGTTAAAGCCAGCCTCCTTCATTTATTCCGCACGGCTAACCCATGTTCCGACGGTATGCTGCGTATTCCCTCGTAGGCAGGGGCCGGTTACAGCAATCGAAAAACTAAATCTTCCTGGATTTTCCCCAGTGCTTGAAAATATACACTATATCCGGGTAAAGACGAGCACATTTTTCTCCAGATGGCCACACAGTGTTCGCACGGCGGATTGCCTCCTCGCCTGGCCGTAGTATACTGAAGAGGAGAAAAATGAGGCGATGGAGTTCGCCGGAACCGTCCTGAAAAGGACTGATGACTCCTGGCCGCCAGCGGGCGATCAGGAGTTTTTTTATGCAACATGCTGGCGTGCGGAAAGGCGACAAGGTTTGAGAATCTTCCTGTTGATATTGTTTGGCTCCCTGGGTACTCTCGCGCGGTACGCCATCGGCGGCCTGGTACAGCACCGCGCCGGCTCTGCCTTCCCGGCGGGCACGCTGGCAGTGAATCTGGCGGGCTGTTTCCTGCTGGGCGGTGTGGGTGAATACGCCCTCCAGCACCTCTCAATTCCTCCTGACTGGCGCATCGGCATCACCGTCGGATTTTTCGGGGCCTTCACCACCTTTTCAAGCTTTACCTATGAGAGCTCGCGCATGCTTGAAGAAGGCGCCTGGATGAAGATGATCGTTTACGTCGGCGTCAGCGTGGTGGGCGGACTGTTCCTTACTGTTACAGGAATTCATCTGGCTGACCTTATGTCATAGGAGGCTACCGTGGATCACCAACGATTCGAGGGCGAGCGGACCCTCATGCGAATCCACATCGGAGAGTCGGACCGCTGGCAAAGCAAACCGCTTTACCAGGCGATTGTCGAACTGTTCCGCCACGAGGGATTTTCAGGCGTCACGGTGCTGCGCGGAGTGGGCGGTTACGGGTCCAGCAGCCGCGGACGCGGGCTTTACCACACTACCAACATTCTACGGCTTTCTCAGGACCTGCCGATTGTCATCGAGGTGGTCGAGTATTCCGAGCGGATTGAAAAAATCCTTCCCCGGCTGGATGAGATGGTGGCTGGAGGTCTTATCACTCTCGAGAAGGTCCGCGTGATCCTCTACCGCTCCGCAAAATGAGCGGCAGGCCCGGGCATGGTTGCCAGGGGGTGCCACGGCAGACCAAACCTTGCGGTCGCTGATCGGCCTCATTCACCGCTGTGTGCTGGGGACCCTGCATGAACGTTTCTCCACTGATCCATCGCCGCTAAAAAACAGATGAGTTTGAGTTGACCTGATGCGCCGCGCAGTGTTCTTGTAAAGGAGTGCAGCGTACGGGTGCAGTGCTATTGAAATAGTTGACATATCCCGCGCCATTAATGTCATGCTGAGCGAAGCGAAGCATCCCTGTATTTCTCTCAAGATAAATGCCGAGACCCTTCGCTATGCTCAGGGTGGCATGCCACCGAATTTGTCGCGGTTTTTTGTTACACGACCCTGGCAGGGCAGGCACAAGTCTACTAGCAATGAAAAGTCTGGAACCAACTGGACCGCCGCCGGTGAAGTGGCTCAATCGAAATGTTGTGGGCATGGGCCTGACCAGTCTGCTTTCTGACGTCAGCCATGAAATGGCCACGGCGGTGCTGCCGGGCTTCCTGACGGCAATGGGAATTTCCGCCGCAGCGCTGGGGCTGATTGAAGGCGTGGCGGACGGTGTGTCCAGTTTCGTCAAGCTTGCTGCGGGATGGCTTTCCGACCGCGCCGGGCGCCGCAAGCCGATTGCCGTGGGCGGCTATTTCATCACCGGAAGTTCCACAGCGCTCTTCGCTCTGGCCGCCGGCTGGCCGCTGGTGTTATTCGGGCGCGCTCTGGGATGGTTCGGCCGGGGCATCCGCTCGCCGGCAAGGAACGCCATTCTGGCGGCATCGGTCCCGCCGGAATCGCGCGGCAAGGCGTTTGGATTCGAGCGCGCGGGCGATACCGTGGGAGCCATCCTCGGTCCGCTCATCGCCGTAGCTTTGCTGGCGCATTTTCAACCCCGCGCCGCCAATCCCTCCGCTCCTTTTCGCGCCATCTTCCTGCTCACGCTGGTTCCTGGCCTCGCCTGCGGAATCGTGTTTGCTCTGCTGGTCCGGGAAAAGCCCATTCCCGGCACGCCCGCAAAATTCCTCTCCGCAATTAGACAATTGCCAAAGAGCTTCCGGCGCTTTCTTGTGGGCGTGGGAGTTTTTGGCATGGGCGACTTTGCGCACACGCTGATGATTCTTGCGGCCACGCAGCTTCTAATGCCCGCGCATGGCATGGCGCGCGCCGCGGAAATTGCCGCGCTGCTCTATGTGGGGCACAACATCGTCTATGCAGCGGCCTCGTATCCTGTGGGAGCGCTATCTGACCGGCTTGGCCGCCGCGGCCTGCTGGCGGCCGGATACCTGGTGGGCGCGCTCGCGGCTGCCGGCCTCATCGCGGCCTTTGCCTGGCAACTCGATTCAATTTCTTATCTGGCCATCGTGTTCGCGGTTGGCGGATTTTATATGGCGTTTGAAGAAGCCCTGGAAGGAACATTCACCGCAGACCTTGTCGGGCCGGAAATTCGCGGCACCGCTTACGGCCTGCTGGGCGCTGTAAACGGAATCGGCGACCTCGCCGCCAGCGTCGTGGTCGGTGGCCTGTGGACTCTGGCTTCTCCCGCCGCGGCCTTTGCCTATGCAGCGTGCCTGATGCTCACCGGCGCCGTGCTCGTCTACCGCCTCCGTTGAGGCCCCGGCGGCGTGCAATGCCGTTGCCTGCAGCCCTTGCCAATCAGCGGCTTGATTCGCCGCGCCGGGTGAGGGGTTCCCGTAGCGCGGTCCTTTACGGGCCGCGGCCCTTGTGGTGTCTCCATCACCCTGATCATTGCTTGAAACGGCAGAGTGGGTAGCGCAGACCGCCGTGGCCGCGGTCTGCGGCTTTTGTGCTCGTTTGTTCAAAAATCCGCGGCTGGCGCAGACGCTTGCCTTGTAGGGTCTGCGTTCTCGCGAAGCGAGAGGCATTTAGTTGTTTTCATCCCACCCGATCCATTGCAATCAGAGTGCTGTCCTCTAAAAAATAAAAGCGCCAGCTTGACCATGACCATTCACCCGGCGAGCTGACCAGCCTTCGCGCCACGGGATTGTGGTGCATGTAATCCAGCTTTTCCAGTTGCTTCTTTTCGCTGTAGATGCCGTAGGGGTAAAACCGCCGCTGCCAGAGGCGGTGGTGCGATTCATCATGGACCGCCGGCGGCAGCGCCAGACGCGCCAGCATCTTCCGGCGCCATTTTCTGTCCTGATTTTCGCGCAACTCCTTCAGGATGCTGGTAGCGGTGCGGCTCTTGAGGCGCTGGATAATCCGGCTGGTGGCTTCCGCCGACTCCGGCTTGAGCAGCAGATGGAAGTGGTCCGGCATGAGCACCCAGCCGATCAGCAGAGAGCCGGTGGCTTTCCGAGCCTCGGCCAGCGTGTCCGCAAAGCAGCGGCAGAAACGTTCGGAGCGAAACAGCGGCGCGCGGCGGTACACGCTTGAGGTGATGAATTGCAGTTCTCCCGGAATGTATGGGAACCTTGGCGATGGCATGGCTCCGTACCATATATCTAGGGGCCCATCAAGACCAGTCCCTTCGGGACTACGCAGACACTACAAAGCAAGCGTCTGCGCCAGCCCCGCTTTGCGGGGAGGGATTTCGTAGCGCGGCCCTTCACGGGCCGCGGCTCTTGCATCCCGCAATCCGGGGTCCTGGTCGGGGTGGATCGTAGGGGAGGGCTCTGCCCTCCCGCTGTTTGGCTCAGGATGAATCTAATTCTGTGATCGCATACATCCCATACTCCGTGACGTATGCGCCACCCGCGAAGGCTGATCTGGGCAAAAATGTGCTATACAAATACGTGGCTGGCGCAGAGGCGGTTTCAGTCTCTGCGATCCCCAACGGACTGGATTGGCAGGTGGCGCGGCAGCGGCTGAACATGGGCGCCACGTGGCACGGCCATCGTGGTCCCGGCTGGGCGAGGTCACGAGCGGGACGCCCGTGCCACAAGTGCTGCCCGTGACGCTTGACTGGCATCGCGATGGACCGCTTGGAATGAAAACAACCAAGTGGCCCTCGCTTCGCGAAACCACAGATACTACAAGACAAACATCTGCGCCAGCCGCGAGAATTCTACAATTTGAGTTGGCCTTACTTGGCTTGCACGAGTCCACCAGGTGCTTCCTCGTTGCAGTTCCAGATGTTATTGACTAGAATTCCCTTGCGCTTTTCTCCGCAGGCGTTCGCGCATCGGGGGTCTTGTCTTGGCTGCATCTCTGACAGAATTTGTGGAAGCTCTTCAGAATTTAATCACGAAATTTGAAAACGACAAGGCGTACTACCTTTCAAAAAATTATCCAGAGACGCAGGCCCGCATTGGCTTCATCGACCCGCTCTTCCGGGCGTTGGGCTGGGACATTGAGAATCAGGTGGGGCTTTCGCTCGGGTGGTTGTCTTTCGGGCCAATTGGAGCTACCTTACAGTCCATCGTCTGAGACTGACCGGAAATCCCGGGCAGTAAATCCTTCGATCGACTTCGGCCATCAGATGAAACAATACAACCTCAACAACCTCGTAGGTTCGCTCAGAAATTCTCTCCTCAGCTACATGTGTTCTTCTCTTCCAGTTGGGAATCACAGCACCCAGGAGAAGCTCGGCGAGGAGTTTTACAAGCGCTGGGAAGCAACCACATTTAAAGGCCCGTTCTTAGAAGGTATTCCTATATACCCCAAGACTGTACCGCCCAAACAAATGTTCTCCGGCGACCCGGGATCGCCCGAGCGCGCAGAAAGATTCGCCAGCCTTATAACGCCTAGATTCAATGCAGACGACTTCGCAGATCGCCTACTTCGAAATGGGAAGCCCGAGCGTGTCGTAGAAAATTGCAGAGCAGATGAGTTGCGACAGTTATGGGAAAGACAGCTTTATGAACACCAGTACCGCGCGTTTAAAGTTGCTACCGAAGGGCGAAATCTCGCCGTAGCCACCGGCACCGGCAGCGGAAAAACAGAGTGCTTCATGCTTCCACTCCTTTATTCATTGCTGACGGAGCCGGAGGAGGTTCGACGGCAGCCTGCGGTGCGAGCACTGCTCCTGTATCCAATGAACGCTCTCGTCGAGGACCAGATGCGTCGGCTGAGGACTCTCCTATGTTGGATCAACGGGCAGAGTGAACTGGCCGGCGGCGGTGACGCCAGGCTCACACGGCGAGTCACGTTCGGCAGGTACGTCGGAACGACTCGGCTGAGCCCGAAGGATCCGTCTCGTGATCGATCTGACCCGGCGGGACATATCGCCGAACTTGGTGAAATGCTTTATCGGGAGGACATGCAGCAAACCCCTCCCGACATCCTTATCACAAACTTTTCCATGCTGGAATACATGCTCCTGCGAAACGACGACAAGCGCCTATTTTCAAAACCGGAACTGTTCCGCTTCCTAGTGCTCGATGAGGTACATTCCTATCGTGGAACACAAGGGATGGAAGTGGCGTGCCTTTTGCGCCGTCTCGATGACCTGTTGCATCGGAAAGCAAACGGTCATGAAGTCCATTATCAGCGGATCGGGCTAAGTGCCACGCTGCCAAGTGACGCCTCTAGCCGCAAGCAGCTTGCTAAGTTCGTCTCAGACCTTTTCGGCACCGAATTTCGGGAAGACTCTCTCATCGCGGAGCCGGAAATTCAACCGGGCCGCCAAATCCTCGCAGGGCACTGGCCCGGGCTCGGACAGGATCTGATCGAGCTTTCCCAGACAGCTCCCACGCTATGGGCGGAATTTGGCCTGGAGGGAGCCAAAGAAAGGCGCGAGGACATTCCTGAAGGCGAATGGGAAACGTTGGCGGTGACGCTTGAGTCGGCTGAAACTGCGCCGGGAGAGGATTTTGAGCGCAATGAGCGGCTAGGACGTATTCTCAAAACTAGTCCCATTTACGCCACGCTTGGCTCGATGATTCATCAAAGGAAGGTGAACGATTTCGGCGAGGTCGCCATGAATCTGTTCGGTGGCAAGCTGGACGCGCACCAAACAGAAAGAGCGCTCGGAATTCTTTTGCAACTGATCTGCGCTGGCGCCATTGATGGCTCCGGGTTGCTGCCACTACGCGCGCACTTCTTTGTAAAGGAACAGAGGGAGGCGCAGTTGTGCATATCCCCAGCGCACACCCCGGCTGCCGAAAGAGAAACAGACGGATGGTGGAAGCGAGCCTACATGGTTCACCACACGCGCTGCGATGACTGCGATTCGCTGGTCTTTCCTGTCATGCTTTGCCGACGTTGCGGCTTCGTCCTGCTTGAGGCGTGGCTCCGCAATGGGAACTACTTTCCCGAGCCTGATGGCCTGATGCCCGAGGGCTCCTTTAATCGGGTTCTTTTCCGCCCATCGCGAAGCGTCCCGGGCTACCTGCTGAATAAATTCACCGGCGATCCGCCGGAGGACACGCAAATATGCGAATTCGAGATATGCCTCCGGTGCGGCCAGCAGACCGTACTCGGACCGAACGGCGAAGCTGTCACGACATCCCACGCGTGCGGCAAGGCCAAATTTGTTCGCGTGGTTCAGTGGTCTGCGCCCGCATCGAACGTTCGAATCACCAGATGCCCACACTGTGACCAGCAGTACTACAAAGGGCAGGAAGTTGTCACCGCTCCTATGCTCTCCCCCTACGGGGCGGCCACCGTTATGCTGGAGGAGGTTAAGCGATTCCTCGACGCACCGTTAGAGCACTCGATTAACAAGGTCCTCTGCTTCTCGGACAGCCGCCAGCAGGCAGCA contains:
- a CDS encoding DUF2029 domain-containing protein → MTSPRRAECSLCYTGRSLPEALLYLPLAYLSYATAYIIWIVLSILVLLLAVSLLWPYMTEFKAVSAPLPLLTLLAFVLMPLMLRK
- a CDS encoding carboxypeptidase regulatory-like domain-containing protein — encoded protein: MKVAGCILLLLGLLLGAPTTLLRAQGQSGTQISGQVSDTSGAVVPNVTVRAVQTNTGLVRTTISGPNGNYTLPDLPVGPYRLEVEASGFNSYVQSGIVLQVNNSVTINVTLHVGEVRQQVNVTANANMLQAQTTSVGQVMDDRRILDLPLNGRQATDLIMLMGAATNTVNPNLTDIKTSKNYFSSDSISVAGGQSSATSYRLDGATHMDNFSNINLPFPFPDAIQEFSVQTSSLSAKWGLHPGAQVDVVTKSGTNQFHGDAFEFLRNGALNARNFFAATQDTLKRNQFGGTIGGPVEKGKLFFFFGYQGTRIRTAPPSSITYVPTPAALNGDWSALESAACQSSGTARTIIDPSTGQPFANDSVDPARYNQVALNLLKDVPVSNNPCGKITYAIPEPQSENQYISRVDWNKSAKNTIFGRYFFSDYKSPAAFGGNFLVTTQRGVLDRAQSATIGDTYSISPNTLNSLHLAWTRLAITRGAAPDMKNLADFGANLFQATPNAIDLSISGYFNIGCGTCADALFKNNVAEIADDVDMMRGRNHMSTGVDWIHYQYPYNNTAYANGGFQFNGQNTNDGLLDFLLGTPSFFDQGNTTQYNGRQNSVGTYFNDNIQFSRRLNVNLGVRWEPNLSVTERNNSVDHFSIAAFTAGTTTTQYDNAPPGLTYPGDPGVPRPYTNRKWAAIQPRVGIVWDPTGSGRQVIRAGYGLFYDTVPTAYFEDQTQGAPWGSVININSPVGGLTNPFQGYPGGNPFPLPYPPTKDAVFPSGSSYYSYPLDSQPMYVHQWNLSYQLQLANNWLFEASYMGNKSTHIWTGADINPGIFIPGTCGGSPCSTLDNIDQRRFLYLINPITGSKISDIYQLDAGANGTYESLLLKVQHRFSDHYTVLANYTYSHCISDGDFQGDLGGSLTQNPFNRRGERGNCGFDLRQIFNLTVIAQTPHFSNAWTNALAGNWQISPIVAYHTGSWYGPYDGIDNSMSGVGLDRPDAIAAPYVRNTNTLQWLSPTAFALSPPGTYGNAGLDSLSGPGYFDIDTAVSRYFNITERQRVELRFDFFNVLNHANFQNPDNYFTDSTFGLIQSANDPRIIQVALKYRF
- the crcB gene encoding fluoride efflux transporter CrcB encodes the protein MEFAGTVLKRTDDSWPPAGDQEFFYATCWRAERRQGLRIFLLILFGSLGTLARYAIGGLVQHRAGSAFPAGTLAVNLAGCFLLGGVGEYALQHLSIPPDWRIGITVGFFGAFTTFSSFTYESSRMLEEGAWMKMIVYVGVSVVGGLFLTVTGIHLADLMS
- a CDS encoding DUF190 domain-containing protein, encoding MRIHIGESDRWQSKPLYQAIVELFRHEGFSGVTVLRGVGGYGSSSRGRGLYHTTNILRLSQDLPIVIEVVEYSERIEKILPRLDEMVAGGLITLEKVRVILYRSAK
- a CDS encoding MFS transporter encodes the protein MKSLEPTGPPPVKWLNRNVVGMGLTSLLSDVSHEMATAVLPGFLTAMGISAAALGLIEGVADGVSSFVKLAAGWLSDRAGRRKPIAVGGYFITGSSTALFALAAGWPLVLFGRALGWFGRGIRSPARNAILAASVPPESRGKAFGFERAGDTVGAILGPLIAVALLAHFQPRAANPSAPFRAIFLLTLVPGLACGIVFALLVREKPIPGTPAKFLSAIRQLPKSFRRFLVGVGVFGMGDFAHTLMILAATQLLMPAHGMARAAEIAALLYVGHNIVYAAASYPVGALSDRLGRRGLLAAGYLVGALAAAGLIAAFAWQLDSISYLAIVFAVGGFYMAFEEALEGTFTADLVGPEIRGTAYGLLGAVNGIGDLAASVVVGGLWTLASPAAAFAYAACLMLTGAVLVYRLR